TAAAGAAGCTATAAATGAAAATTTAAATCAAGTTAAGATTGAAGATGCTGAAAAAGCAGTTGAAAAAGAAATTTGGGAACCTTACTACAGATAACTTTACTTTAATAGTGTCAAAATACACAAAGTTTTAAGAGAAGTCATTTTGAACTTCTCTTAATTTGTTTTTGTACATCATACACAAAGTTAATACATCACATAGAAGCCTTCAATATAACTCTCTTATATTCATTAATTAGAGGAAATTTATTATCAATTGCTATATTGATAATATCATTAAAAGGATAACTAATTCTTCTATTTACTAAATTAATTTTGCCGTTAACAAAATCTAAAATTCCATAAGATATTCTATTATCACCATCAAGGGAATTTCCTATACTTCCCACATTAAATATAATTTTATTATTTACTTCCCCTATAAAAGAAGTATGAGAATGTCCACTTAAAATAACCTTCTCCCCTACACCTTTTATTGCCTCCTTAATTTCTTCTTCTGAAACACTGCTATCTATTGCCCCAACTATGGATTTAGGTGTTCCATGAACACATAGTACGCTAATTCCATTTAAATTAATTGAACATTCTAAGGGTAATTCTTTAAGAAATAATATTTGCTCTTCCTTTAAATTATTTTTTGCATATTCATAGTATAAATATAGTTCTTTTTCTCTTTTGGTTGAAGGCCTCCATAGATCTGTAATTTCTTCAAGCCATAAATCTGTATTTCCCTTAATCCATGCTATAATTTCTAAATCCTTATCTTTGAGCATTTTAAGAGACTGCATCGGCATAGGACCTTTCATTATCACATCGCCTAAGATAATAATTTTTTTAATTCCTAAACCCTTCAAGTCATTTACTGCATATTTTAATGCTACTCCATTACCATGAATGTCAGATAAAACTGCTACTTTCATAAAACTCCTCCTTATTCAAATATTTAATTTCTTCATAATTGAACATACTGTATACTAAATAATTTTTATAATACAATCTCCTGCTATGTAAATTGATTAGATATAGAATACAATAACTACAAAGTATTGTTAATATTCTATATTTATTGTATTCTATCTTTGGAGGGATAAACATGAACTTACGAGATTTAGAATACTTTAATTGCCTTTGTGAATCAAAAAGCTTTACCGAAACAGCAAAACTTCTTTATGTTTCTCAACCATCCATAACTATATCACTGCGACGCCTAGAAAAAGAATTAAATATAGAGCTTGTTATAAGGGATCACAACAAAAATAAATTCTCTTTAACTGAAGCTGGGAAGGTTCTTGAAAAACACACTAAAAATATATTACAGGAAATAAAAGAAACTTCTTTTGAGATTTCAAAATTAACTGGAAGTAAAATAAAACTTGGTGTTCCACCTATAATTGGAGCTTATTTTTTTCCACCTCTTATGAAAAAACTTATAAAAAACAATTTAGCACAAAAAATAGAACTTGTAGAAAAAGGTTCTGCGGCAATGAAGAACTTAATAATAACAGATGATGTAGACATGGCTCTTTTAGGTTCACTTGCTCCTATAGAAAATGCTGATATAAATTCAACAATTTTAAAAGAAGATGCATTTATGGTATGTGTGAGTAAAAATAATCCCTTAGCAAAAGAAGCAAAATTGAGTATTAATGATATTAAAGAAGAAAAGTTTATAGTACTTGGTGATTCATATATTCACAACAAAGTATTTAATGACCTATGCTTAAAAAATAATATTTCACCAGCTAATGTATACTATACTGATGAAATACAAACTGCTAAATCATTAATAGCCTCTGATCTTGGAATAGGTATAATGATAAACATGGCTGTAAAAAATATGGACACTATAAAAGCTATTCCTCTTTCTACTGAAATTCTTTTTTATATTTCAATTGTGATTAAAAAAAATCACTATATGACGCTCCAAGAAAAAAATATAAAGGCTGTACTAACTGAAAATATCAATTATTTATAGTTTAAATAAACTTTCTCCAAGGTAAAATCCTAAAACCCCAATTATCATAGAAGCTAGTATATATATAACTGCATTTAAACTTTTTTTATTTTGAAACAAGTCAAAGCCTTCATACATAAAGGTAGAAAAGGTTGTATACGCTCCTAAGAAACCAT
The Clostridium felsineum DSM 794 DNA segment above includes these coding regions:
- a CDS encoding metallophosphoesterase family protein, with the translated sequence MKVAVLSDIHGNGVALKYAVNDLKGLGIKKIIILGDVIMKGPMPMQSLKMLKDKDLEIIAWIKGNTDLWLEEITDLWRPSTKREKELYLYYEYAKNNLKEEQILFLKELPLECSINLNGISVLCVHGTPKSIVGAIDSSVSEEEIKEAIKGVGEKVILSGHSHTSFIGEVNNKIIFNVGSIGNSLDGDNRISYGILDFVNGKINLVNRRISYPFNDIINIAIDNKFPLINEYKRVILKASM
- a CDS encoding LysR family transcriptional regulator, producing MNLRDLEYFNCLCESKSFTETAKLLYVSQPSITISLRRLEKELNIELVIRDHNKNKFSLTEAGKVLEKHTKNILQEIKETSFEISKLTGSKIKLGVPPIIGAYFFPPLMKKLIKNNLAQKIELVEKGSAAMKNLIITDDVDMALLGSLAPIENADINSTILKEDAFMVCVSKNNPLAKEAKLSINDIKEEKFIVLGDSYIHNKVFNDLCLKNNISPANVYYTDEIQTAKSLIASDLGIGIMINMAVKNMDTIKAIPLSTEILFYISIVIKKNHYMTLQEKNIKAVLTENINYL